In Tumebacillus amylolyticus, the genomic stretch CAAGCAGCATCTCGAAGACTCCGGCCTCTGGTCGGAACGCCGCCATCAGCGTCGTCAAGAGGAGATCGTCGCGATCGTGGAGGGCACCATCGCCCGCCGCCTCAAGGAACAGATCAACGCCGACGCCGACTGGGCGCAGAAACTCGCCCGCGTCGAGCAGGGCGTCCTCGACCCGTACCAACTGGCGGACGAGATGATGCAGAACATCTTGAAGAAGTAAAACAGACACCCCGCCATCTCTGTGGCAGGGTGTTTTTTCTAACAAGAGAGGGGGAGTTGGTTTGACGTGGGTAGAGAGGTATCTGAACGTGTTGGGCGTAGACGTTTCGAACCCTGACTTTGAAACGTTGGCGGCTCTGACGCAAGCGCATCTTTTGCGAATCCCGTACGAGCTTCTGAGCAAGATTCACTATTACAACCATCGCGCGGAAAACGGCTGGCTGGTGCCGCCGGCGGAGGTGTTCGTGGAGAACTTGGCGACGAAGGGGTGGGGTGGGAACTGCTTTATCTTGAACTTCAACTTCGGGCGGTTGCTGGAAGCACTCGGCTACCTCCTCGACTACTGCCGCGTCGCACCGGGTCACATGGCGATCCGTGTCCATCTCGACGGGCAGATCTGGTACGTGGACGTCGGCTACGGCGCCCCGACCTACCGCCCGCTGTTGCTCGACGAGGAGCCGGACTTCACCTCGCTGTACGGAGAGCGGGTCAAGATCACGAAGCTCACCGACACCACCTATGAAATTGAACGCTTCTACTACGAAGACCTCTTCGTCAAAAAAGTCATCGAGTGGTCCCCGCTGACGTTCGTCGATTTCGACGAAGACATCGCGTTCTCCCACCGAGACACCGACGACAACGTCTTCATGCGCCGAGCTTCTGCGGACGGAATCAAATCCCCGTATGAGAAAGTCTGGATCGACACCCACCGCCACCTGCGCATGGATACGCAAGGACGGCACCAAACCGACATGCCCGACATGGAGACGTTTTACCGCTCGCTCCACGAAACGTTCGGCCTCGACCGCGCCGTCGCCGAAGAAGCTGTCGAGTTCGTCACAGCTTCACACCGCCAACAAACAACCCACCAAAACGCCACCCACAACCCGCGCCGCTACGGCGGGTAACAAAAAAAGCCCTGCGCCGCGTCTCGACTTGGCAGCAGGGCTTTTTTTACTTGAGAAAGCGGATCGTGAACGGGTAGCGGTACGCTTCTCCGCTGTTGGCGCGGACACCGGCGATGATGATGAACACCAGCGACGCGATGCCGATGATCGGCAGCAGAATCAATCCGATCAGCACCACGCACAGAATGCCGGCGATGATCGCGTACAGGATGATCGAAATCTGGAAGTTGATCGCTTCCTTGCCTTGGTCGTTCACGAACTGGTGTTGGTCCCGTTTGAGCAGCCAGAAAATCAGCGGCCCGATGATGTTTCCAAACGGGATGAGGTACCCGGACAGAGCCGAAAGATGGCACAGCATCGCAAACGTGCGTGCTTCGGGATTGGTTTCGTGCATCAGGCAGTCCCCCTCTCCCTACCATCTATATGCAGTCAGGAGTTCCTTCTGTATTTAAAAAACGCACGGTTGAGCATGATGATCGATCTTTTGTCCCTCTCACGATACGCGCGTGAGAGTTGGGTAACAAGCCAGCTCGGCATCATCCTTCCCCCTCGTTCGTCGTTTGCCTCTAGGCTATGCAACGAGAGGGGAAAGCGTGCGTCACTCGGCGATTTGCACGAGAATTTGCATCATCTCCACGCCCGCTTGCTTCAGCAGATCGACGGCGTAGGGATCGATACGGTAATCGGCTTCATAAAAAATCTGCGCGATGCCCGCTTGGATGATTTGCTTGCTGCACAGGAGGCAAGGGAAGTGCGTCACGTAGATCGCCGCACCCTCCGTCGAAACGCCGAACTTGGCACATTGCAATATCGCGTTGGACTCGGCGTGAATCGTGCGGAT encodes the following:
- a CDS encoding arylamine N-acetyltransferase; its protein translation is MTWVERYLNVLGVDVSNPDFETLAALTQAHLLRIPYELLSKIHYYNHRAENGWLVPPAEVFVENLATKGWGGNCFILNFNFGRLLEALGYLLDYCRVAPGHMAIRVHLDGQIWYVDVGYGAPTYRPLLLDEEPDFTSLYGERVKITKLTDTTYEIERFYYEDLFVKKVIEWSPLTFVDFDEDIAFSHRDTDDNVFMRRASADGIKSPYEKVWIDTHRHLRMDTQGRHQTDMPDMETFYRSLHETFGLDRAVAEEAVEFVTASHRQQTTHQNATHNPRRYGG
- a CDS encoding DUF4870 domain-containing protein; this translates as MHETNPEARTFAMLCHLSALSGYLIPFGNIIGPLIFWLLKRDQHQFVNDQGKEAINFQISIILYAIIAGILCVVLIGLILLPIIGIASLVFIIIAGVRANSGEAYRYPFTIRFLK
- the cmpA gene encoding cortex morphogenetic protein CmpA, producing MMPSWLVTQLSRAYRERDKRSIIMLNRAFFKYRRNS